In a single window of the Halobaculum lipolyticum genome:
- the aceA gene encoding isocitrate lyase, translating to MHPSELDQDVFTKDIDNPQGAKLRQMLDEQDYVFAPGLYHALDARLAEMAGLDAAYMSGYSTVLGQFGFPDLEMVTMTEMVENAKRIVEATNLPVIADCDTGYGGTHNVRRAVREYEKAGVAAVHIEDQTTPKRCGHIAGKQIVSREKARSRFEAAVDAKQSEDTVVIARTDAYGSANGDWEEHLERGRIYADAGVDLVWPEMPDPSREDAVEYAETIHETHPDLDLAFNYSSSFEWGAEEDPLTFQELGDLGYKYQFITLYALHSGAHSVYEDMQNIAENDEEAQFDLEERYIGHETESHHALSFVDRYQDIETRFDPEAEERIEESAGFAEDRSEPITSGEASEEAESSSDDD from the coding sequence ATGCACCCCTCAGAACTCGACCAGGACGTCTTCACGAAGGACATCGACAACCCGCAGGGCGCGAAGCTCCGACAGATGCTCGACGAGCAGGACTACGTGTTCGCGCCGGGGCTGTACCACGCCCTCGACGCGCGCCTCGCGGAGATGGCGGGGCTGGACGCCGCGTACATGTCCGGCTACTCGACCGTCCTCGGCCAGTTCGGCTTCCCGGACCTGGAGATGGTGACGATGACCGAGATGGTCGAGAACGCCAAGCGCATCGTCGAGGCGACGAACCTCCCGGTCATCGCGGACTGCGACACCGGCTACGGCGGCACCCACAACGTCCGCCGCGCCGTCCGCGAGTACGAGAAGGCCGGCGTCGCCGCGGTCCACATCGAGGACCAGACGACGCCCAAGCGGTGCGGCCACATCGCGGGCAAGCAGATCGTCTCCCGCGAGAAGGCCCGCTCGCGCTTCGAGGCGGCCGTCGACGCCAAGCAGAGCGAGGACACGGTCGTCATCGCGCGCACCGACGCCTACGGCTCCGCCAACGGCGACTGGGAGGAACACCTCGAACGCGGCCGCATCTACGCCGACGCCGGCGTCGACCTCGTCTGGCCGGAGATGCCCGACCCGAGCCGGGAGGACGCCGTCGAGTACGCCGAGACGATCCACGAGACCCACCCGGACCTGGATCTGGCGTTCAACTACTCGTCGTCGTTCGAGTGGGGCGCCGAGGAGGACCCGCTCACGTTCCAGGAACTGGGCGACCTCGGCTACAAGTACCAGTTCATCACGCTGTACGCCCTGCACTCGGGTGCCCACAGCGTCTACGAGGACATGCAGAACATCGCGGAGAACGACGAGGAGGCGCAGTTCGACCTCGAGGAGCGGTACATCGGCCACGAGACCGAGAGCCACCACGCGCTCTCGTTCGTCGACCGCTACCAGGACATCGAGACGCGGTTCGACCCCGAGGCGGAGGAGCGCATCGAGGAGTCGGCCGGCTTCGCCGAGGACCGCTCGGAGCCGATCACCTCCGGCGAAGCGAGCGAGGAGGCCGAGAGCTCGAGCGACGACGACTGA
- a CDS encoding fluoride efflux transporter FluC, with translation MADSRAATPVVLALVAVGGAVGATARYAVGGALPGLWGTLTANVSGSFLLGLLLYEALRTDRLGDRTRTLLTTGVLSSYTTYSTFVVETVQAAPAVGATYLVGSYALGVAAALAGRAVAARLDPREGREVWA, from the coding sequence ATGGCAGACAGCCGCGCCGCCACGCCGGTCGTCCTCGCGCTCGTCGCCGTCGGCGGCGCGGTCGGCGCGACCGCGCGCTACGCCGTCGGCGGCGCGCTACCGGGGCTGTGGGGGACGCTGACGGCGAACGTCTCGGGGAGCTTCCTGCTCGGCCTGTTGCTGTACGAGGCGCTGCGCACCGACCGGCTGGGCGACCGGACGCGCACGCTCCTCACGACGGGCGTGCTCTCCTCGTACACGACCTACAGCACCTTCGTCGTGGAGACGGTGCAGGCGGCGCCGGCCGTCGGCGCGACGTACCTCGTCGGGAGCTACGCGCTCGGGGTCGCCGCGGCGCTGGCCGGGCGCGCCGTCGCGGCCCGGCTCGACCCGCGCGAGGGGCGGGAGGTGTGGGCGTGA
- the crcB gene encoding fluoride efflux transporter CrcB, whose amino-acid sequence MSAPGGAAVAPVLASATAAVPAPALVAVGGAGGAVARHLVASAVDRAGDGFPLGTLTVNVLGSFVLGLVTFLPAGGDVSLLVGTGACGAFTTFSSFSVATVQLWDRGERARAAAFVVANTVLAGVAVGAAAALAGAG is encoded by the coding sequence GTGAGCGCGCCCGGGGGCGCGGCGGTCGCGCCCGTCCTCGCGTCGGCGACGGCGGCGGTCCCCGCCCCCGCGCTCGTCGCCGTCGGCGGCGCCGGCGGCGCCGTCGCGCGCCACCTCGTCGCGTCGGCGGTCGACCGTGCGGGCGACGGGTTCCCGCTCGGCACGCTGACGGTGAACGTGCTGGGGAGCTTCGTCCTCGGACTGGTCACGTTCCTCCCCGCCGGCGGCGACGTCTCGCTGCTCGTCGGGACGGGCGCCTGCGGCGCGTTCACCACGTTCTCGTCGTTCTCCGTGGCGACCGTCCAGCTGTGGGACCGCGGCGAACGCGCCCGGGCGGCGGCCTTCGTCGTCGCGAACACGGTGCTGGCCGGCGTCGCGGTCGGCGCCGCCGCCGCGCTCGCGGGGGCGGGCTGA
- a CDS encoding universal stress protein: protein MSRRILVPIDSSDHSTKALDHALAVHEGATVVLLHVVDPTRWVSAGDDEGMEPFYSKQLEEAARSGSEELLAAAADRVRDAGADVETVELVGGPARAILQYLDEEGADVDQVVMGSHGRTGLGRVLMGSVAERVTRRSPVPVTVVR, encoded by the coding sequence ATGTCACGGCGCATCCTCGTCCCGATCGACAGCTCCGATCACTCGACGAAAGCCCTCGACCACGCGCTCGCCGTCCACGAGGGGGCGACGGTCGTCCTGCTCCACGTCGTCGACCCGACCCGGTGGGTGTCGGCCGGCGACGACGAGGGGATGGAGCCGTTCTACTCGAAGCAGTTGGAGGAGGCCGCACGCTCCGGCAGCGAGGAGCTGTTGGCGGCGGCCGCCGACCGCGTCCGCGACGCCGGCGCCGACGTCGAGACGGTCGAACTCGTCGGCGGTCCCGCCCGGGCCATCCTCCAGTATCTCGACGAGGAGGGCGCCGACGTCGACCAGGTCGTGATGGGGAGCCACGGCCGGACGGGGCTGGGGCGCGTGCTCATGGGCAGCGTCGCCGAGCGGGTGACCCGGCGCTCGCCCGTGCCCGTGACGGTCGTCCGCTGA
- a CDS encoding carotenoid oxygenase family protein, with the protein MTEHPGFRSLHEEVARTLPVEGSLPAWLTGSLLRNGPGAFSVPDGSSVDHWFDGLAMLYRFTFDPGNRGGSGRSGAGRSGAGLASRLRNRGDAVHYRNRFLRTDAFEAARAGEFEGGFATGETTLRSRLATFRRAPYDNTNIVAERVGDDYLALTESPRRVRFDPNTLDTLGHDRHDDGVPSGQLACAHLKRDPATGTLVNVETAFGRTSSYHVNAVTPDGDRRHVGTATTDEPAYLHSFALTPRFVVIAEFPLRLDPLRLFRPGRQRPFIEQFEWQPDRGTRVIVMDRTTGEVVADPVTDPVFGFHHVNAFERRGGREVVFDLETVPDATTIDSLYLDELRAGSFGALGAQVDRFVVDLGRANGSGRYGVGDATVTREPLYEGGTALPTVSPARWCEPHRYVYAMSTDRPVNEWARAVVKLDTETGEATEFDGGGYFGEPVFVPNPAGDAEDDGVVVVVALEDGAEASSLVVLEGESFAERARVRLPHAVPFDFHGRYFPELRVEAHT; encoded by the coding sequence GTGACCGAACACCCCGGCTTCCGCTCGCTCCACGAGGAAGTCGCCCGGACGCTCCCCGTCGAGGGGTCGCTCCCGGCGTGGCTGACCGGGAGCCTCCTCAGGAACGGTCCCGGCGCGTTCTCCGTTCCCGACGGCAGCAGCGTCGACCACTGGTTCGACGGGCTGGCGATGCTGTACCGCTTCACCTTCGACCCCGGGAACCGCGGTGGTTCCGGCCGCTCGGGTGCCGGCCGCTCGGGTGCCGGCCTCGCGAGTCGGCTCCGCAATCGCGGGGACGCGGTCCACTACCGCAACCGCTTCCTCCGCACCGACGCCTTCGAAGCCGCCCGGGCCGGGGAGTTCGAGGGGGGGTTCGCGACCGGCGAGACGACGCTGCGCTCCAGACTGGCGACGTTCCGCCGCGCCCCCTACGACAACACGAACATCGTCGCCGAGCGCGTCGGCGACGACTACCTCGCGCTCACCGAGTCGCCGCGGCGGGTTCGCTTCGACCCGAACACGCTCGACACGCTCGGCCACGACCGACACGACGACGGCGTCCCCTCCGGACAGCTCGCGTGCGCGCACCTCAAGCGCGACCCCGCGACCGGCACGCTGGTGAACGTCGAGACGGCGTTCGGCCGGACGAGCAGCTACCACGTCAACGCGGTCACCCCCGACGGCGACCGCCGCCACGTCGGCACCGCGACGACGGACGAGCCGGCGTACCTCCACAGCTTCGCGCTCACGCCCCGGTTCGTCGTGATCGCGGAGTTCCCGCTGCGGCTCGACCCGCTCCGGTTGTTCCGCCCCGGCCGCCAGCGCCCGTTCATCGAACAGTTCGAGTGGCAGCCCGACCGCGGCACGCGGGTGATCGTGATGGACCGCACCACGGGCGAGGTCGTCGCCGACCCGGTCACCGACCCCGTGTTCGGCTTCCACCACGTCAACGCCTTCGAGCGCCGCGGCGGCCGCGAGGTCGTCTTCGACCTGGAGACCGTCCCCGACGCGACGACCATCGACTCGCTGTACCTCGACGAGTTGCGCGCCGGGAGCTTCGGCGCGCTCGGCGCGCAGGTGGATCGGTTCGTCGTCGACCTGGGGCGGGCGAACGGGAGCGGTCGCTACGGCGTCGGCGACGCGACGGTGACGCGCGAGCCGCTGTACGAGGGCGGTACCGCCCTGCCGACCGTGTCGCCCGCACGGTGGTGTGAACCGCACCGGTACGTGTACGCGATGAGCACCGACCGACCCGTGAACGAGTGGGCGCGGGCGGTGGTGAAGCTGGACACGGAGACGGGCGAGGCGACCGAGTTCGACGGCGGCGGCTACTTCGGGGAACCGGTCTTCGTGCCGAACCCCGCGGGCGACGCGGAGGACGACGGCGTCGTGGTCGTGGTGGCGCTAGAGGACGGAGCCGAGGCGTCGTCGCTGGTCGTGTTGGAGGGCGAGTCGTTCGCGGAACGGGCGCGGGTGCGACTCCCGCACGCGGTGCCGTTCGACTTCCACGGGCGGTACTTCCCGGAGTTGCGGGTCGAGGCGCACACGTGA
- a CDS encoding cold-shock protein — protein MANGKVDFFNDTGGYGFITTDDADEDVFFHMEDVGGEDLTEGQEVEFDIEDAPKGPRATNVVRN, from the coding sequence ATGGCAAACGGTAAGGTCGACTTCTTCAACGACACTGGCGGCTACGGTTTCATCACGACTGACGACGCGGACGAGGACGTGTTCTTCCACATGGAGGACGTCGGCGGCGAGGACCTGACCGAGGGTCAGGAAGTCGAGTTCGACATCGAGGACGCCCCGAAGGGCCCGCGCGCGACGAACGTCGTCCGCAACTGA
- the gcvPB gene encoding aminomethyl-transferring glycine dehydrogenase subunit GcvPB, translating into MNFDQARFGDDTRNEPLLSEKDTTGVDPGENSVLPDDLTRDSLELPQISEPELARHYTRLSQMNWSVELGPYPLGSCTMKYNPSFTDAVAADPNAAVHPDRDPETVQGTLELLYGLQEYLATIGGMDAVTLQPPAGAAGEFTGIAVAKAYHQHHGNDKSEVIIPASAHGTNFATAAMAGYDVVELPSGDDGRVDVEALEAAVSEDTAALMLTNPNTVGLFERDIAHIADVVHDAGGLLYYDGANLNALLGRARPGDMGFDIMHYNVHKTFATPHGGGGPGAGPVGVVEELAEFLPRPQVRQVGSDGGALADADGADDAGDEADAPEYELFAPAHSIGKVHGFGGNWLVLIRAYAYIHRLGDEGLLDASAKATMNANYLASLLDLEVPYGPFHHEFAATAGERDAADVAKGMLDYGVHPPTTKWPEMVPEAMLTEPTEVENKRSLEDLAHAFNEAFADTDEELHDAPTKTTSRRVDQTSAARNPRLSWHALADDE; encoded by the coding sequence ATGAACTTCGATCAAGCGCGCTTCGGCGACGACACGCGCAACGAGCCGCTGCTGTCGGAGAAGGACACGACGGGCGTCGACCCCGGCGAGAACTCCGTCCTCCCCGACGACCTGACGCGCGACTCGCTGGAGTTGCCCCAGATCTCCGAGCCGGAACTGGCCCGCCACTACACCCGGCTGTCGCAGATGAACTGGAGCGTCGAGTTGGGACCGTACCCGCTCGGCTCGTGTACGATGAAGTACAACCCCTCGTTCACCGACGCGGTCGCGGCCGACCCGAACGCGGCGGTCCACCCCGACCGCGACCCCGAGACGGTGCAGGGGACCCTCGAACTGCTGTACGGCTTGCAGGAGTACCTCGCGACCATCGGCGGGATGGACGCCGTGACGCTCCAGCCGCCCGCGGGCGCCGCCGGCGAGTTCACCGGCATCGCCGTCGCGAAGGCGTACCACCAGCACCACGGCAACGACAAGTCGGAGGTGATCATCCCCGCGTCCGCCCACGGCACCAACTTCGCCACCGCGGCGATGGCCGGCTACGACGTGGTCGAACTCCCCTCCGGCGACGACGGGCGCGTCGACGTGGAGGCGCTGGAGGCCGCAGTCTCCGAGGACACGGCGGCGTTGATGCTCACCAACCCCAACACGGTGGGGCTGTTCGAGCGTGACATCGCCCACATCGCGGACGTGGTCCACGACGCGGGCGGCCTGCTGTACTACGACGGCGCGAACCTCAACGCCCTGCTGGGCCGCGCCCGGCCGGGCGACATGGGGTTCGACATCATGCACTACAACGTCCACAAGACGTTCGCGACGCCCCACGGCGGCGGCGGTCCCGGCGCCGGACCGGTCGGCGTCGTCGAGGAACTGGCGGAGTTCCTCCCCAGACCGCAGGTTCGGCAGGTAGGTTCGGATGGCGGCGCGCTCGCGGACGCCGACGGCGCGGACGACGCCGGCGACGAGGCCGACGCCCCCGAGTACGAACTGTTCGCCCCCGCCCACTCCATCGGCAAGGTCCACGGCTTCGGCGGCAACTGGCTCGTCCTCATCCGAGCGTACGCGTACATCCACCGCCTCGGCGACGAGGGCCTGCTCGACGCCAGCGCGAAGGCGACGATGAACGCGAACTACCTCGCGAGCCTGCTCGACTTGGAGGTGCCGTACGGCCCGTTCCACCACGAGTTCGCGGCGACGGCGGGCGAGCGCGACGCCGCCGACGTGGCGAAGGGGATGCTTGACTACGGCGTCCACCCGCCGACGACGAAGTGGCCCGAGATGGTGCCGGAGGCGATGCTCACTGAGCCGACGGAGGTGGAGAACAAGCGGTCGCTTGAGGATCTGGCCCACGCGTTCAACGAGGCGTTCGCGGACACCGACGAGGAACTCCACGACGCGCCGACGAAGACCACGTCGCGCCGGGTCGACCAGACCTCGGCGGCGCGGAACCCGCGCTTGTCGTGGCACGCGCTGGCGGACGACGAGTAG
- the gcvPA gene encoding aminomethyl-transferring glycine dehydrogenase subunit GcvPA encodes MSGRTGGPTGSPFAPHTPDETAAMLDALDVDSEADLFDIPDEVAFDGEFGIPQRDERTVRGDLAETFARNDDLTEFLGRGHYSHYVPAVVDDLSSRSEFLTSYTQYQPEIAQGFLQALFEYQSMLVELTGLPVANCSMYDAATGLAEAALLAERIRSTAGTTVLVPDALRDGKRGTLDNYVDGSELTVETYPYADNTADLDALADLVDEDTVFVYAETPTVTGAIEPALREVGDLAHDADALFCVGSDPVALSLLQEPAAVGADVVVGEADALGLPTSYGMGLGLFACEEEYLRQVPGRLVGKSEDADDRRAFTLTLQTREQHIRKERATSNICTNQAWVALRAAMHAASLGPEGLVALAEDCVRNAESLAADLDAVDGVEAPLDSRHHFREFTVGVDDAPGVAAGLREQGFAVHVLDDATLQVCVTDLNADATDDLVAAFAEVTPR; translated from the coding sequence ATGAGCGGTCGGACCGGCGGGCCGACCGGCTCCCCGTTCGCCCCTCACACCCCCGACGAGACGGCGGCGATGCTCGACGCCCTCGACGTCGACAGCGAGGCCGACCTGTTCGACATCCCCGACGAGGTCGCCTTCGACGGCGAGTTCGGCATCCCCCAGCGCGACGAACGGACGGTCCGGGGGGATCTCGCCGAGACGTTCGCGCGCAACGACGACCTCACGGAGTTCCTCGGGCGGGGCCACTACTCGCACTACGTCCCCGCGGTCGTCGACGACCTCTCCTCCCGGTCGGAGTTCCTCACCAGCTACACCCAGTACCAGCCGGAGATCGCACAGGGGTTCCTCCAGGCGCTGTTCGAGTACCAGTCGATGCTGGTGGAGCTGACTGGCCTGCCGGTCGCCAACTGCTCGATGTACGACGCCGCGACCGGCCTCGCGGAGGCCGCCCTCCTCGCCGAGCGCATCCGCTCCACCGCCGGAACCACGGTGCTGGTCCCGGACGCCCTGCGCGACGGCAAGCGCGGCACGCTCGACAACTACGTGGACGGCTCGGAGCTGACGGTCGAGACGTACCCGTACGCGGACAACACGGCCGACCTCGACGCGCTCGCGGACCTGGTCGACGAGGACACCGTGTTCGTGTACGCCGAGACGCCGACCGTGACGGGCGCCATCGAGCCGGCGCTGCGCGAGGTGGGTGACCTCGCCCACGACGCCGACGCGCTGTTCTGTGTCGGCTCGGACCCGGTCGCCCTCTCGCTGTTACAGGAGCCGGCCGCCGTCGGCGCGGACGTGGTCGTCGGCGAGGCGGACGCGCTCGGCCTGCCGACGAGCTACGGGATGGGACTCGGCCTGTTCGCGTGCGAGGAGGAGTACCTCCGGCAGGTGCCCGGCCGCCTCGTCGGCAAGAGCGAGGACGCCGACGACCGGCGGGCGTTCACGCTCACCCTCCAGACGCGCGAACAGCACATCCGCAAGGAGCGCGCCACCTCGAACATCTGCACGAACCAGGCGTGGGTCGCCCTGCGCGCGGCGATGCACGCCGCCTCGCTCGGTCCCGAGGGACTCGTCGCGCTGGCGGAAGACTGCGTCCGCAACGCCGAGTCGCTGGCGGCGGATCTGGACGCCGTCGACGGGGTCGAGGCGCCGCTCGACTCCCGCCACCACTTCCGGGAGTTCACCGTCGGCGTCGACGACGCGCCGGGCGTCGCCGCCGGTCTCCGGGAGCAGGGGTTCGCGGTCCACGTCCTCGACGACGCGACGCTGCAGGTGTGTGTGACCGACCTGAACGCCGACGCGACCGACGACCTCGTCGCCGCGTTCGCGGAGGTGACTCCCCGATGA